The stretch of DNA AGTCCGGCACGCACTGCCTGATTGCGCAGCGGATCACGGAAGGTGATTGAGCTGGCCTCGAGACCTTCTCGCTGCACACCCACATTGGGCGCACGGAAGGACTGCGAAAATGAACCGCGAATCAGCAGCTCATCGATCGGGCGCCAGCTGGCGGCAACTTTGGGCGTCACTTCACTGCCAATGCTGTCACCGTAGTCTTCCCATCGCAAGGCAAACTGCGTTTCCACGTTATTGATCAGCGGCAACGAGAACTCACTGAACACAGCTTTGACGTCACGATCATGGTCGTAGTTGAAGATACACTGCGAGCACTCGTAGTTGTTGCTGACATAGTGGAACTCATCCGGACGACCGTCCGCACCCCATCCCAGAATCGCATTGGGGAGACCCGGATCATTCAGATACGGAGCCCTGGACTTGTTGTTTTGTTGTCGATACTGGGCACCCACCGCAAACTGAGCCATGCCGCCACTCATCTGGAACAGATCGCCTGACAGGACGGCATCAAAAACAGCCAGTTTGTTGCGCTTATCCGCGCGGCGCACCGTGGGAGTCATCCAGTCAATCAATTCCTGGCTGTTACCAAGACTGGCATCAGTCACGGAAGTCAGGAAGGGATTGTAGAACTGACAACCATCCTGACCATGATTGTTACTAGTCAGGGCCAGCGACAGGCTTTCACGGGTAGTGTGGACAAACCCGGGGAAGTAATACTGGGTGAACGTGCCACCGAGGAAGTCCCAGAATGTCGGCAATGCGGGAGAGATGTGACTTCTGGCGCTCAGAAAGTCAAAATCGCTCACACCGTTAGGCGTACAGTTCGGACCACCCAGACCGTTAACAGCCAATTCCGCCCGGTCGCGCTGGAATGTCTGATATTCCAGTTCGAAGCTGGTGCCGCTCCAGGAGTAGCTGACGTCATAGTTGAAGCGGCGGTCGTTGACCGCAAAAAACTCACCACGCACACCCGCCTGCACACCGACGGTTTCAGTCAGGTTAACGTTGGTATTGCCACCCTGGCGCGGGAAGTTACCGATCTGCACGTTGGCAGACATGGGTACATTCGGGCCACCGTTAGCAAGTGCGATGGGTGCATTGGGGATGTCGGCAGCCGTCGGGCGGCTCAGACCAATGGCCGGCGCGAAATAACCCAGCTCGGCGGGCTGTCCGATAGAATAGCCAGCCCAGGCAGGATTGCCCTGATGCGAGCCCGGAGCGGCCAGAAACATGCTGGGGCCGCGCGCGGTTACATAACCGGAATCAGAGCGCTCAATATCACTCTTGGACCACTGAGCAAATGAATAAAACTCAGCGGCTTCGCTGAAGCTGTGCATAAAAGAGGCCGACAGACTGTCGCGCTCCATGCCGACGTTTAGCAAGCGCCACTGCGCATCATTTTCACGGCATACAGAACTGGGCTGCCCACGCTGGGAAGTGCGGGTACCCCAGAACAGGGCGGAACCATCCGCCGCAGTCAGGTCATCACACAAAGGATCGGTATAACGCAGCGAGCTGGTGCCACCCTCGGATATCGCCTGGTCAACAGCTGCCTGGTTAATATAGGCAGGATTAACCCGCGCACCAAACGCTGCCTGATTGATCAGGGTGCCCATGCCGCCGACCGGGGCGGTAAATTCAGAGCGATTGTCGTAAAAGCGTGCTGCAGTCACCGGCACGGCGTCGCGACGGAATACTTCACCTGCCAACACCAGATTGGTATTGCCACTGTCGCTGGCCCAGCCCCAGATGGCGCTGGCGGTGCGATCCTGATTACCCATCTCTTTCTCAAGAGCCTGGACATCACCATACAGCTCCAGTCCCTCAAACTCGGTGCGCATAATGATGTTCACAACACCTGCCACAGCGTCAGAACCATACAGTGCTGATCCGCCATCGGTCAGCACTTCGACACGATCAACCATCACCAGCGGGATGGTGTTGATGTCAACAAACTCTCCGCCCGACGGTGTGGTGGTGGCGGCAGACACCTGACGCTTTCCGTTCACCAGTGTCAATGTGGAGTTTTCACCCAGGTTACGCAAATTGACGTTGGCTGTACCGGACAGGTTGCCCAGCGCCGCATTGCCACCATCGGCACCTTCATTGGAAATTGAACCGGAGTTGATTTCGAGATTTTTGATGACGTCCCAGACCTGGGATGCGCCCTGCGCTTCGATTGATGATCTGTCAACAACCTGCACCGGTGATGGTGCATCAAGGGGGCTACCGCGCAGATAGGAACCCGTGACAACTACTTCTTCTATATCTGACTCCGCACCGCTTTGCGCAACTGCCGGGATACTGGCGACCCCTGACATGATTCCCGCAATAGCAAGCGCCAGACTCTTATCTCCAAGCCATCTGGACATGAGTGACTACTCCTGATTTTTGTTATGTAAAATACCTGAACAGCGGTTACATGTTGCTCATTTTTCAAGGCTGTTTACGACTACACCGCGGCGTCCGGCCAGCAACAGGCGGATAAAAGACACGCGGTACCACTGTGAACAGCAGGGCAACGATAGCCAATAGAGCGAGCGTTTGCAATCGGTATAACGGCAAAAAAGTGCCATCCGTCCTTTATCAAAATCAAAAATATTGCATATTAATCGGAGTGATTTTCAGCTTGTACACATAGCTCAGGAACACCGCCATGAGTTAGACTGAACGACCGATCAATCCCGGACTGAGCTGTGGCTGGAATATTGCGAAAACTGCGACAACTGCTGTGGACAACACTGCTGCTGATTGCACTGCTGACTGTTGTGCTGCCCGCGCTGCTGGGTTTTGTCCTGCGCCAGCAGATCAACCCGCTTTTGCTGGAGTTGGGTAATCGTCCGACAGAACCCGGACAACTGACATTGCACCTTGACCGGGTCGATGCCGGCCTGCTTCGTAGTGACTATTATCTTTATATGACTGGCAATGTGCTGTCTGTTTCCGGAACCCAGCCTGCGTCGCAGAGACTGCTGTTATCAGTGGCGCACGGTCCGGTCATCTGGCACCTGTTCGACAGTCTGCTGGCGATTGCCGAGATTCAGCTGATCAATCTCAGTCCGGTCACAGGAGCAGACACACCTCATTTGTCCGGATCTGCTCTGCTGACCCTGGACAACGGGTTCAATGTGCAACTCAAAGCCATTACCGGCTTCAGTGCCCTGGGGGGCAATCACTGGCTGGATATTCGCGGCAACTGGCCGGCACTGGCAATGCTGCTAGGGCCGATGGCCATACTGCGTCAACTGGACGCCCGATTGACCCTGGATGCCGATGCAGCCGCCCTGGCTGTCAGTCCGGCCGCCGACGCCTTACAGGTATATGAGCAACAGGGTTGGACACATATAAGGGGCAGCCGGGCACATACTCAAATGCTCCTGGCACCGGACAGTCTGAGCATTAACGGCAGCGCTCTCCCCCGACAGCTGCTGTTCGCAGACACTCCAGACGCAACACCTTAAACGCACTATCAATTTCGTGTAGAATAGCCGAGTATTTTTCTAGGGTATTCACCTTTATCATGCAGAAACCCCGACACCTGTTCTCGTATCCCCGCTACTGGGCTGAATGTTTTGGCACCGCACCGTATTTGCCCATGTCACGTGCAGAGATGGACGCACTGGGCTGGGATAGCTGCGACATCATCATTGTGACTGCCGATGCCTATGTCGATCACCCAAGCTTTGGCATGGCCATTGTCGGCCGCCTGCTGGAGGCCCAGGGGTTTCGCGTGGGCATTATCGCCCAGCCCGACTGGCACAGCGCAGAACCATTTAAAGCGCTCGGGCAGCCAAATCTGTTTTTTGGTGTCACCGGCGGTAATATGGATTCCCTGATCAACCGCTACACGGCAGACCTGCGTATCCGCAGCGATGATGCCTACACGCCGAACGCCGAACCAGGCAAACGACCGGATCGCTCCGTGATTGTCTACAGCCAGCGCTGTCGGGAAGCCTATTACGAGACACCGATCGTGATTGGTGGTATCGAAGCCAGCCTGCGCCGTATTGCCCAGTATGATTACTGGAGTGACCAGGTACGTCAGTCCATTCTGATCGACTCAAATGCAGACATCCTGCTTTACGGAAATGCCGAACGTGCATTAGTCGAAGTCGCCCACCAGATTGCAGGCGGCAAAAGCACTGAGGAATTGACCGATATTCGTGGCACGGCCTTTGTGCGTCGTTCTATTCCGGCGGGCTGGACAGAAATCGACTCGACCCGAATCGACTGGCCGGGCAAAATTGACCAGATTCCAAACCCTTATGACGTGCCTCACGACCAGGTGACTGAGCCGGATGCCCGAAAAAAAGGCGAGAGCAACACGGCACCCACTGACTCAGAGGTCAGTGCGGTGCGCATTATTCCTCTTCCGCTGCATCGCAAATACGACAGCGATCCAGAACACACCTACATCCGGCTGCCAGCCTACCACAAAGTAAAAAAAGACCCGGCGCTCTACGCGCATGCCTCGCGTGTCTTGCATCAGGAGTCCAACCCTTACAACGCCAAAGTGCTGGTACAGCAGCATGGCACGCTGGATGTCTGGGTGAATCCGCCACCCATTCCGCTGGAAACAGATGAGATGGACGCCGTTTTTGATCTGCCTTATCAGCGTCGGCCACATCCCGTCTACGGTGATGCCAGAATACCGGCCTATGACATGATCAAGACCTCGGTCAACATCATGCGCGGCTGTTTTGGTGGCTGCACCTTCTGCTCGATCACTGAACATGAAGGGCGTATTATTCAAAGTCGCTCAGAAGAATCCATATTGCGGGAAATCGAAAAGATCCGCGATCAGGTGCCGGGCTTTACTGGCACTATTTCGGATCTGGGCGGGCCAACTGCCAACATGTACAAGCTGAACTGCAAGTCGCACGACATTCAGAAAAACTGCAAGCGCCTGTCCTGTGTGTACCCGACCATCTGTCAGCATCTGAACACCGATCACAGTCCGACCACACAGCTGTACAGAAAAGCCAGAGCCATTCCCGGCGTCAAGCGCGTCGCTATTGCATCGGGACTGAGGTATGACCTGGCTGTCAAAGATCCGGAATACGTTGAAGAGCTGGTGACTCATCATGTCGGCGGCTACCTGAAAATTGCCCCCGAACACAGCGAAGAAAAAACGCTGTCAAAAATGATGAAACCCAGCATCAGTGCCTATGATGAGTTCAAACGAATGTTTGACGAGTTCTCTGCAAAAGCTGGCAAGAAACAATATCTGATTCCCTATTTCATCGCTGCCCATCCGGGTTCAGACGACGAAGACATGATGAATCTGGCGCGCTGGCTGAAAACATATAAATTCAAGCCGGATCAGGTTCAGACATTCTATCCGTCACCCATGGCACTGGCGACGGCCATGTATTACTCCGGCAAAAACCCGCTGAAAAAGGTTACTTATAAAAGCGAATCGGTCAGTGTCTGCAAAGACATCGAGCAGCGCCGCGTGCAAAAAGCCTTTCTACGCTACCACGATGAAAAGAACTGGCCACTGCTGCGCCAGGCACTGAAGCAGATGGGACGCGCTGACCTGATTGGCAGTGCACCGCACTGTCTGGTGCCGGACGACAAACCGGTTCATAAGCATCGAGGCAAACGCAAGCCTGTCAGAAATACCGCCAAAAGACGCGTACACTGACACTGTCAGAAAAAGCGGGGCCGGCATAACCGTCAGCCCCGCCAGTCAGAACCGAATTCAGGTCGACATTTATTTCTTGTTTTTAAGTGCCTGCTCAAACAGTGCCGCCATCGTGCCTGTCTGTCGTTTGTTCTGTGATGCGGCGCCAAAATCCTTTTTACCGCGCGTAGAGGCCGGCCGGGCAGCCGGGCGGGCAGAACGGCTTTCACCAGGTTGCGGCAGCGGATCATCCAGGCGCATGGTCAACGCAATGCGCTTGCGCTCGCGATCAACCTCCAGCACCTTTACTTTCACAATCTGGCCGGCATTAACAACTTCATAGGGATCCTTGATAAATTTGTCAGACAGCGCCGAAATGTGTACCAGGCCGTCCTGATGTACACCAATATCAACAAAAGCCCCGAAGTTGGTGACATTGGTTACCGTGCCCTCCAGCACCATGCCAGGCTCCAGATCCTTGATCTCTTCCACGCCTTCTTTCAGGTTGGCTGTTTTGAACTCACCGCGCGGATCGCGGCCGGGTTTTTCCAGCTCTTTCAGAATATCTCGCACCGTAGGCAGTCCAAACTTCTCAGTGACATAGTCCTGCGCCTTCAGTGTGCGAAGAAATACCGCATCTCCAATCAAAGAGCGCAGATCTCTGTTATTGCGGCGGGCAATCTCTTCAACCAGGGGATATGATTCCGGGTGAACAGAGGAACCGTCCAGCGGATTATCGCTCTCGATAATCCGCAAAAAGCCAGCCGCCTGTTCAAAGGACTTCTCACCGAATCGTGGTACTTTTTTCAGCTCTTCGCGGGAGCGGAATTGACCATTTTTGTCACGAAATTCCAGAATATTATTGACCAGAGACTGGTTAAGACCCGAAACACGTTTCAGCAATGGCGCCGATGCGGTATTCACATCCACGCCGACCGCATTCACGCAATCCTCAACCACAGCGTCCAGACTGCGTGACAATTTCACCTGACTGACATCATGCTGATATTGACCAACACCAATGGACTTGGGTTCAATTTTGACCAGCTCAGCCAGCGGGTCCTGAAGACGACGAGCGATTGATACTGCACCACGAATCGTCACATCCAGATCCGGCAGCTCCTGGGATGCAAACTCCGAAGCTGAATAAACTGATGCACCGGCCTCGTTCACCATCACCTTCTGCAATTTGAACTGCGGAAAATTTTTGCTGAATTCACCCACGAACTGATCCGTCTCCCGCGAGGCGGTACCATTGCCAATGCTGATCAGTTCAACCTGATATTTTTCACACAGGGCTTTTAGCACAGCCGCAGCTTCGGCAGTTTTGTGCTGCGGTGCATTTGGAAAAATAGCAGCGTAGTCCAGGACTTTGCCTGTCTGATCAACTACACACAGCTTCACACCCGTGCGTAGTCCGGGATCCAGACCGATTGTAACTTTTTTACCGGCCGGCGCCGCCAACAGCAGATCCTTGATATTACGCGCAAATACTTCGATTGCGCCCTCTTCAGCCTGCTCACGCAACTGTGTCAGAAAATCGGTCTGCAGGTGAGTATGTATCTTGACCCGCCAGGTCCAACGCACCACATCCTGCAGCCACTTGTCGGCGGCACGGCCTTCATCGCTAACCTTCCAGTGAGCGCCAATCATGCCCTCACAGGGATGCCGCACCGGCGGGGCGTCGGCATCCACAGGGATATCTATCTTCAGATTCAGAATGCCTTCATTACGCGCACGGAACAGCGCCATAACCCGGTGCGAGGGAATTTTATTAATCGCTTCAGAGAACTCAAAATAATCGCGATACTTGGCACCTTCCTGAGCCTTACCTTCGACCAGCTCGGAAATCATGTGTGCATTCTGCCAGAAATAATCACGAAGTCGGCCCAGCAAGGCTGCGTCTTCACCAAAACGCTCGATGAGAATATATCGGGCTCCTTCCAGCGCTGCTTTGCTGTCCTCCACACCCGCTTCTGTGTTGATATAGGCCTTTGCTTCTGTTTCCAGATCGAGAGCCGGATTTGCATACAGCGCATCAGCCAGCGGCTCAAGCCCGGCTTCGCGGGCAATCTGTGCGCGGGTACGACGCTTGGGCTTGTAGGGCAGATAAAGATCTTCCAGGGTGTTTTTTGCCGTCGCCTGGCGAATTTTTGCTTCCAGCTCAGGTGTCAGTTTTTCCTGCTCGGCGATGCTTTTCAGAATCACCTCACGACGATCTTCCAATTCACGCAGGTAAATCAGGCGCTCCTGCAGGCGGCGCAACTGCGTATCATCCAGACCACCGGTCACTTCCTTGCGGTAACGGGCAATAAACGGCACGGTTGCCCCTTCGTCCAGCAAGTTCACCGTAGCGACAACCTGTTCAGCTCTGGCACCGATTTCCCCGGCGATCTGTTCATACATGGCGGTTAACACGAATTACTTATCCTTCTGATTATTCTCAGGGTCTTGATGGGCGTTGGCGCGTCTGACGTGATCATCGATATAGGTCAGCACACCTCGTAATATATTGATTTCCATTGCGTCCGGCCGAATACGACCAAACAGCCGACGCATGCGTGGCATCAGCAGTCGCGGATTTTTGGGATCGTGAAAATCCATATCAACCAGCACTTGCTCCAGGTGTTCATAGAACAGTTCAAGCTGGTGATTATCTGCTTTGGGCACATCCCAATACTCTGCTTCAACGCTCGGGTCGTAGAAGTCACCACTGTTCACGGGCTGCGGAATTTGCCCGGTTTTTTGTGCTTCAAGCATCGCCAGCCGCACTTCATAGCAGATCACCATGACAGCGGCCGCCAGATTAAGTGAGCTATAGGCCTCATCGGCAGGAATCTGCACGTGATAGTGGCAGAGCTGCAGCTCCTCGTTGTTCAGACCGCTGTCTTCACGGCCAAAAACGAGTGCTACTTTACTCTGGCCGGCATCGGCCACCACATGGTTGGCGCATTGGCGTGGAGTCAGCACCGGCCATGGCATCTTTCGGGACCTCGCACTGGCACCAATCACCAACGCGCAATCAGAGACCGCCGCCTGCAGGTCCGGAAACACTTCAGCGCGCTCCAGCACATCGGTTGCTGAGGCTGAACGCCAAACCGCAACATCACTGGGATAGTCTCGCGGATCAACCAGCCTCAGGTTCGGAATACCCATATTTTTAAGGGCCCGGGCCGCCGCCCCGATATTACCGGGGTGTGATGTGTTAACCAGCACAACGTGGATATTGGAAAAATCTGGACGTATCAATGTGACTCTCCGGTTCTACAGGCAAATCGGTTGGCGATTATAACAACTAGTTAAGGACTGTCTGCCAGCATTTTGCTATGATTGCCCGCTTCAAGGTTTTTAACTGTCAATCTGATCACACTATGCATCCAGCCATTAATATTGCCCTGCGCGCTGCCCGCAGCGCTGCTGAACAAATCGCCCACGTCGCAGATCGTCTGGATCGCGTCACTGTCGTCGAGGACCATGCCGGTAACCTGGTGACCAGCATGGATCTGGATGCCGAGCGCACCATTCTCTATCACCTGCGCAAGGCTTATCCGGATTTCAGTGTGGAGTCACGGATCAGCGGGTTTACCGAAGGCGCGGATCGCGACAATATCTGGTTGATTGACCCGATTGCCGGCAATCGCAATTTCCAGCGTGGTGCCGGTCAATTCTGTGTGTCCATCGCGCTGAAAACGTCACGCGGCATCACTCATGCCGTGTTGGTCAACCCCACCAGCAATCAAGAGTTCACTGCCAGCAAAGGTGATGGTGCTCAGCTTAATGCGACCCGTATTCGTGCCGGCAAGGCTACCAGCCTGGATCGCGCCATGGTGGCGCTGGATGGCGCACCGGATGGCGAACCTGTGGTCATGCAGAAAATGCTCTCAGATTTGATAAACATGTCTGCGCAGGTTCGCATCAGCGGTTGCCCGCCCATGGATATGGTAAATGTCGCCGCAGGTCGGCTGGATGCAGCCTGGTGTGCGCAGCAAACGGAATGCACAATCGCTGCCGCCAGGCTGATACTATTAGAAGCCGGTGCCCTGCTGGGCGATCCGCAGGGCAATCCCCAGACTGCAAACAGCAAGGAACTGCTGTTCAGCAACCCCAAATGCTTCAAACATCTGCTGCAGATACGACAGGGCATCACTATCTGATATGGCAGAAAACCGGCGCAGTTCACGGCACAACCTGACAGAAGGGCCCATCGCGGCCACTCTGATCAAAATGACATTGCCGATGATTCTGGGCATGTTGATGATGTTCAGCTTCAACCTGGTGGATACCTTTTTCATCAGTATGCTGGGTACCGAAGCACTTTCTGCCATCAGCTTCACCTTTCCCGTGACTTTCACGTTGATGAGCCTGGCCATCGGCCTGAGCATCGGCACATCGGCGGTTGTTGCCAAATACATTGGCCGCGGTGAGCATGAAAAGGCCAAGCAGGCATCCACCGTCACCAACTATGTCGCCATAGCACTGGCAGCAGCACTGGCCGCAATAGGCTATCTGCTGATGGATGAAATATTCCTGCTGATGGGGGCGCCGCAGTCCATGCTGCCGACAATACGCCTCTATATGGACATCTGGATGCCAACCAGCGTGATGCTGGTGGCTATTATCTGTGCCAACTCAGTGCTGCGTGCCAATGGCGATACCCGCACGCCCAGCATCCTGATGGCGGCTGCCGGCCTGATCAATGCGGGACTGGATCCCATCTTTATTTTCGGATTCGGCCCCATCCCGGCGATGGGCATACAGGGCGCTGCCATCGCCACCATGATTTCCTGGATCGCAGGCGTCGTCTTTCTGTTTTACTTCCTGGCCATTCGTCATGAGCTGATTTATCGCGGCGTCCCGACCGGCCCGGTGTTTAAAACCTCCGCACTGGAGATGTTAAAGATCGGTATACCTGCCTCAGGGGCCAATATGATGACCCCGATTGCAGCAGGTATCATGACGGCGATTGTCGCCAGCTACGGCGAAACGGCGGTGGCCGCTTTCGGTGTTGGCTCCCGCCTGGAATCGATTGCCTGTATGGTGATACTGGCACTGTCCAGCACGCTGCCGCCCTTTGTCAGCCAGAACCTGGGCGCTGGCAAGCTGGACCGGATAGAAGATGCCTGCCGCCAGTCCGTGCGCTTTGTACTGGGCTGGCAGATGCTCATCTACATCGTGATGGCGCTGGGCGCGTCGCTGATTGCCTGGATCTTCACGCGTGATACCGAGGTCGCCGATATTATCCGGCTTTATATCTGGATCATGCCGCTGGGTTACGGCATGCAGGGCGTCATAATCTTGTGCAATTCGGCACTGAACGCCATCCATAAACCCATGGTTGCGCTGTATCTGAGCATTGCCCGCTTTTTTGTGTTTTATGTGCCGCTGGCCTGGATCGGCAGTCAGTTCTGGGGATTGACCGGTATTTTTGTCGGGGCTTTTGCTGGCAACCTGCTAATGGCCATACTGTCCTGGATTGTGTTTAAACGCGTACTCAATCTGGAAAAAGCACAGATGCTGCCAGCATGACCGCGACTACATTTGCACCGGCACCAATCAGGGACTTCTGAACAATCCTCTCAGACCCTTCATCAGGCTACCGGTGCGACTGGCCGCCACGACCGGATCAGCTGTCGCAGCAGCACTGTCGAGCTCGGCTGACTCAGCGTCGGTCGCCAGTGACAGACTCTTATCTTCCATTTTCACGATTCGCGGCGCATCTTCGCCGTCAGCAAAGCTCAATCGGTTATTCTTCTCCTGGAATTCGAGCATTTCAAAGCAGATTTTCTCGAACTCATCCTGCGGGAGGAGATCCGGACGCTCCTGGAGATTCAGGAAGAATCGACGATTCATGGAACCAGACAGGTAGTGCAGATTCTTCTTGTCCTTGATCAACAGACCTTCCCGCTCAGCCAATTCGTACAACGGCGTACCACGCAATGGAATGTAGTTAAAAAAGAAGAAAAACTCCGGAGCAATGCGCTTGTTCAGTTCAAGTGTCTGGCGCATGTTCTCCGCTGTTTCCAGTGGCATACCAACGATATTAAATGTCAGGCGATTGATGCCTGCTTTTTTGCAATTCTCTGCCGCATCGATCACTTGCTGATTGGTCATTTTTCGGCCCAGCATGGTGCTGCGATAGGTCTCATCACCACTTTCAATGCCAAACCAGATAGTGTGACATCCAGCCGCAGCGGCTTTTTCGCAGAACTTTTCATTCATCACTTCAACGCGCGAATTGATCGAGAAGGGCAGGCCCACTTGATCCTGATAAAGCTCAAAAAAAGCATTCACAAACTTGAGGTTGGACAGGAACAGCTCATCCCAGAACTCAAAATATCCGGCGCCATATTTATCACGCAGGCGGATCAGCTCATCCACCATGGCCTGCGGTTCGTACTTGCGAAGAAACTCTTTTTTGTTTTTCCAGCCTTCCAGCAAAGGAGTATTGCAGCAATAGGTGCACCGATAGGGACAACCCCGCCCGGTCATGACCGGCAGCACCAGTTTTTCCTTGGGTCCGAAAATCGATGTATTGACGTTCTGAAAACCATCTTCCTTTTCAAAGATGTCGTAGTCCGGGAAAGGCAAAGCCGCCAGGTCGCCGATCTGATGAGCGTCGGTTTCAAACACAGAGCCATCGGCCATGGTCTCCCACATACCATCAACCGGACCATCTTTACTGCCGCGCAGAAACTGCACCAGGTTGCCCATGGCATACTCACCATCGCCGGTGCAGATAAAGTCGATATCGGGGTTCTCAATAGTCTGCTGTTGCGACAACATGGCCTGATAACCGCCCACACAGATCGCTGTTTCGGGAAGCCGCCGCTTTAGTTCGGAAAAATATGGCAGCATCGGGAACCAATGCGGACTCATCACCGAGAACGCCACAATGTCCGGTTTGATTTCGGCAATGGATGCTGCAAAGTTCTCCGGCGAATACGCCTGTTCATCGCGCAGAATCAGTATAGGCTTAAGGATAACCTCAACCCACGGAAAATCACGTTTCAGGTAAGCTGAAATGCTGGCCAGCGGCATGGCGACCTCATTTCCATCGGGCGAGTAAAAACTCAGCACCAGCTTTAACTTGCGGCCCGCTGCCTTACCGTGCCAGCGCGACAGTTCCTGTGGATAGACAGGACGCTCGCGACTGACAGCAATTACATCCGCGACTGAAGTCATATACTCCTCTCGGTTGGCTATTCGTGGGAAATAATACCACCCCATCGACCGCACATGAAAGGATTGCTGACACGGATAATCGGAAAGTCACCTTTGCCCTGTGCTGCATTTGATTTATGCTTCCGAGACTTGCGACTCAGAAACACGTAAACGCGATGGTCTGTACTATGAATGATCTGCTGGAAAAACTGCACAACCGTGTATCGGCCCCCAGACTTACCGGGCCTGAACCCGACGCTTCGCAACTCGACGCCATCTATCGGGCAGCATTGCGGGCCGCCGACCACGCGCTGCTGCGACCCTGGCGTTTCCTGGTGATAAAAGGTGACGCCAGATATCGGCTGGGAGACTTATGGGCCAAGGCTTGTCACCTGGACAATTGCGAGATCTCCCCGGAAGAACTGCAGGCGCAGCGCAATAAACTCCTGCGCGCGCCCATTATTATTGTTGGTATCGTCAGCCCTAAAGAGCACCCAAAAGTCCCCGTTACCGAGCAACACCTGTCAGCCGGTGCTGCACTGCAGAACATGCTCAATGCCGCTCATGCCCTGGATCTGGGTGCTATCTGGCGCACTGGCCCAATGGCCGAACATCCGCTTGTCCTAGAGGGTCTGGGCTTGCAACCGCATGAAGCAATTATAGGTTTTCTTTATCTGGGGCAGGTTGATGGTCCCCGGCGTCCCTTGCGCCCGGAGCCCACTACCCCTTATTTTCAGGAATGGTAAATGTCAGAACAACACTCAAAAATAAAAATAATGCGCACGACCGTTTTCTGCACACCTCTCGTGACGCCTTTGTTGCGCGGACTGTCGTCACTGATTCTCTGGCTGATGGGCTGGAAG from Pseudohongiella spirulinae encodes:
- a CDS encoding TonB-dependent receptor domain-containing protein, which codes for MSRWLGDKSLALAIAGIMSGVASIPAVAQSGAESDIEEVVVTGSYLRGSPLDAPSPVQVVDRSSIEAQGASQVWDVIKNLEINSGSISNEGADGGNAALGNLSGTANVNLRNLGENSTLTLVNGKRQVSAATTTPSGGEFVDINTIPLVMVDRVEVLTDGGSALYGSDAVAGVVNIIMRTEFEGLELYGDVQALEKEMGNQDRTASAIWGWASDSGNTNLVLAGEVFRRDAVPVTAARFYDNRSEFTAPVGGMGTLINQAAFGARVNPAYINQAAVDQAISEGGTSSLRYTDPLCDDLTAADGSALFWGTRTSQRGQPSSVCRENDAQWRLLNVGMERDSLSASFMHSFSEAAEFYSFAQWSKSDIERSDSGYVTARGPSMFLAAPGSHQGNPAWAGYSIGQPAELGYFAPAIGLSRPTAADIPNAPIALANGGPNVPMSANVQIGNFPRQGGNTNVNLTETVGVQAGVRGEFFAVNDRRFNYDVSYSWSGTSFELEYQTFQRDRAELAVNGLGGPNCTPNGVSDFDFLSARSHISPALPTFWDFLGGTFTQYYFPGFVHTTRESLSLALTSNNHGQDGCQFYNPFLTSVTDASLGNSQELIDWMTPTVRRADKRNKLAVFDAVLSGDLFQMSGGMAQFAVGAQYRQQNNKSRAPYLNDPGLPNAILGWGADGRPDEFHYVSNNYECSQCIFNYDHDRDVKAVFSEFSLPLINNVETQFALRWEDYGDSIGSEVTPKVAASWRPIDELLIRGSFSQSFRAPNVGVQREGLEASSITFRDPLRNQAVRAGLAAVDNANAQPNTTYTVGAPAPNIGNESANTYGLGFQWTPYGALEGLSVGADFWRFEVKDRVMPQPGISSIAQELVAFEAAAANPANYVLNSSLANDAAQPFQACDPVALEAQWGSSPDGSRNATGQVIPGSRLDCVVDPRSYVVPDVVRTQGSTEGALVTIVSSSINAGEVTADGVDLKLGYQWTTDMGRFRLSSDFTYVNQYKLSDVPGLELGLLETGVFDAAGTTGDGVLVRSLPDVKGNITLNWSSNSLQHSVTLISRYVGSYRDLAYRNNFENGNDFVRSVVSEKIDSYNSIDLQYSYVHEWGNPDLGTAIFTVGALDAFNATLPFRYAGALNYDATVFDGRGRRFYARALLQF
- a CDS encoding YgiQ family radical SAM protein, with translation MQKPRHLFSYPRYWAECFGTAPYLPMSRAEMDALGWDSCDIIIVTADAYVDHPSFGMAIVGRLLEAQGFRVGIIAQPDWHSAEPFKALGQPNLFFGVTGGNMDSLINRYTADLRIRSDDAYTPNAEPGKRPDRSVIVYSQRCREAYYETPIVIGGIEASLRRIAQYDYWSDQVRQSILIDSNADILLYGNAERALVEVAHQIAGGKSTEELTDIRGTAFVRRSIPAGWTEIDSTRIDWPGKIDQIPNPYDVPHDQVTEPDARKKGESNTAPTDSEVSAVRIIPLPLHRKYDSDPEHTYIRLPAYHKVKKDPALYAHASRVLHQESNPYNAKVLVQQHGTLDVWVNPPPIPLETDEMDAVFDLPYQRRPHPVYGDARIPAYDMIKTSVNIMRGCFGGCTFCSITEHEGRIIQSRSEESILREIEKIRDQVPGFTGTISDLGGPTANMYKLNCKSHDIQKNCKRLSCVYPTICQHLNTDHSPTTQLYRKARAIPGVKRVAIASGLRYDLAVKDPEYVEELVTHHVGGYLKIAPEHSEEKTLSKMMKPSISAYDEFKRMFDEFSAKAGKKQYLIPYFIAAHPGSDDEDMMNLARWLKTYKFKPDQVQTFYPSPMALATAMYYSGKNPLKKVTYKSESVSVCKDIEQRRVQKAFLRYHDEKNWPLLRQALKQMGRADLIGSAPHCLVPDDKPVHKHRGKRKPVRNTAKRRVH